From Butyricimonas paravirosa, one genomic window encodes:
- a CDS encoding porin family protein: MKKFLLVVLAMVMLGSVQAQTSFKNKVEGLTGTEFYFGPKFGFNVASISDGLNKSKFSFHLGAFAEFKFNDLFGLQTELIYSRQGDKGKSGGVKTWARVNYLNIPVLAKFYVWEGVSVDLGPQLGFALNGKNKTKSGGTEVKTDIDHLNTVDLSFAMGLSYDFNMGLVVSARYNLGLTNVIEKDKFGGNNQNRVFQLSAGWKF, encoded by the coding sequence ATGAAGAAGTTTTTATTAGTGGTGCTTGCCATGGTCATGTTAGGTAGCGTGCAGGCCCAAACGTCGTTTAAAAACAAGGTGGAAGGTTTAACCGGGACGGAATTCTATTTTGGTCCGAAGTTCGGGTTTAACGTGGCAAGTATCAGTGACGGTTTGAACAAGAGTAAGTTTAGTTTCCATCTAGGAGCTTTTGCCGAGTTTAAATTTAATGATCTTTTCGGTTTGCAGACGGAGTTGATCTATTCTCGTCAAGGAGATAAAGGAAAGTCCGGGGGTGTGAAGACATGGGCCCGCGTGAATTATTTGAATATTCCTGTTTTGGCTAAATTTTATGTTTGGGAAGGGGTTAGCGTTGATCTCGGGCCGCAACTGGGTTTTGCCTTGAATGGTAAGAATAAAACAAAATCCGGGGGAACGGAAGTGAAAACGGATATTGATCATTTAAACACGGTGGATTTGAGTTTTGCTATGGGGTTGTCTTACGATTTCAACATGGGATTGGTCGTTTCTGCCCGTTACAATTTGGGGTTGACGAACGTGATCGAGAAAGATAAATTCGGTGGTAATAACCAGAATCGGGTGTTCCAGTTATCAGCCGGTTGGAAATTCTAG
- a CDS encoding metallophosphoesterase family protein — protein sequence MVKVGLLSDTHGWLDPKIVEFFKDCNEVWHCGDIGDVAITDALAKRFTLHAVYGNIDGGILRRIFPEKEVFYCENVKVVITHIGGYPGHYDRKIAETLRRERPQLFVCGHSHIAKVKYDQALGCLHINPGAAGKFGFHTVRTAARFEINGERIENLELIELEK from the coding sequence ATGGTAAAGGTCGGTTTGTTATCAGATACTCACGGGTGGTTGGACCCGAAGATCGTGGAGTTTTTCAAGGATTGTAACGAAGTGTGGCATTGCGGGGACATCGGGGACGTGGCGATTACGGATGCACTGGCGAAACGGTTCACGTTACACGCCGTGTACGGGAATATTGACGGGGGTATATTACGCCGGATATTCCCGGAAAAAGAGGTGTTTTATTGCGAGAACGTGAAAGTGGTCATCACTCATATCGGAGGTTACCCGGGGCATTATGACCGGAAGATCGCGGAGACGTTACGGCGGGAACGTCCCCAGCTCTTCGTGTGCGGTCACTCGCATATTGCGAAAGTGAAGTATGATCAGGCGTTGGGATGCTTGCATATCAATCCGGGGGCAGCCGGGAAATTCGGGTTCCACACGGTACGGACTGCAGCCCGTTTCGAGATTAACGGGGAACGGATTGAAAACCTTGAATTGATCGAGTTAGAAAAATAA
- a CDS encoding EI24 domain-containing protein has product MGFARDFSRGIRAYGKAISLLFSSKLWYFMLFPVVIVIVLFVAGNYAVGYLGDGLSGVIEAKMTEWIEGISWLEWVSGVAGFLVKLLTRFLYYILFISFGGYVVMVVMSPVYSWLSERTEAIVSGREYPFNLKQLVWEIGRGIAISLRCMILQLLVMIVLFFGSFIPLAGLVMPVLTFGVGAYFYGFAFMDYAVERKRFRVKESVRYMRHNAGSVTAIGTVFALSLMIPWGSIVVCSFVSLLSVVAGTVVVEEQLGEENIQKLKDIA; this is encoded by the coding sequence ATGGGTTTTGCACGAGATTTTTCGAGAGGAATACGAGCATACGGGAAGGCGATAAGTTTGTTGTTTTCTAGTAAGTTGTGGTATTTTATGCTTTTCCCGGTGGTAATTGTCATCGTGTTGTTCGTGGCCGGTAATTATGCCGTGGGGTATTTGGGGGACGGACTTTCCGGTGTGATCGAGGCGAAAATGACGGAGTGGATCGAGGGTATATCGTGGTTGGAATGGGTGTCGGGAGTGGCCGGATTCTTGGTAAAGTTGTTAACCCGTTTCCTGTATTATATACTATTTATTTCGTTCGGGGGGTACGTGGTAATGGTGGTGATGTCGCCCGTTTACTCGTGGCTTTCGGAACGGACGGAAGCGATCGTGTCGGGACGGGAGTACCCGTTTAACCTGAAACAATTGGTTTGGGAAATCGGACGAGGTATTGCGATTTCGTTACGTTGTATGATCCTGCAATTACTCGTGATGATTGTGTTGTTTTTCGGCTCTTTTATTCCTTTGGCCGGATTGGTTATGCCTGTACTGACCTTTGGAGTGGGGGCTTATTTCTACGGGTTCGCTTTTATGGATTATGCTGTGGAGAGAAAGCGTTTCCGGGTAAAGGAGAGTGTTCGTTATATGCGACATAATGCGGGAAGCGTGACGGCTATCGGGACTGTGTTTGCCTTGTCGTTGATGATCCCGTGGGGGAGTATCGTGGTTTGCAGTTTCGTGTCGTTACTTTCAGTAGTGGCGGGAACGGTAGTGGTCGAGGAACAGTTGGGGGAGGAAAATATTCAAAAATTGAAAGATATAGCATGA
- a CDS encoding ABC transporter ATP-binding protein gives MRDFIQILKRFIPPYKSRLGKNIFYNILSAAFGSVSFVLLVPVLNILFNVTEEVTELVPFELNKESLMTNFNYYVTLSKQHFSASTTLLFAGGFFVLAALFKTGFSYLASYEIVFIRNGVVRDIRRKIYQKILSLPLPFFSEERKGDIIARTTGDVQEVENSIMNSLEMFFQNPIIILIYLSGMIFMSWQLTLFVLVLLPIMGTLIGKVGKTLKKRSKEGQDKMGEILSNIEETLSGLRVIKAFNAEDKMDKLFTSHNEQYRQIMNRLMWRRSLAHPMSEFLGTIVVVIVVWFGGLLILGQTPLMDASSFIAYIALFYSIINPAKQFSTALYSIQKGAAAMDRIDQILNAESTILEPEQPKPLNGFNKEIEYRNVSFAYRPDRVVLKDVNVKIGKGQTVALVGQSGSGKSTFVDLLPRFYDVIKGEILIDGINIKDVSLHGLRELMGNVNQDPILFNDTIFNNIAFGVESATREEVERAARIANAHEFIMQTEKGYDTCIGDRGGKLSGGQRQRLSIARAVLKNPPIMILDEATSALDTESEKLVQEALDNLMKNRTSIVVAHRLSTIRNADMICVFHEGKIVERGRHEELLALDGIYTKLYNMQNF, from the coding sequence ATGCGTGATTTCATACAAATTTTGAAGAGGTTCATCCCTCCTTACAAATCCAGACTCGGAAAAAACATCTTCTACAATATTCTTTCCGCTGCTTTCGGCTCTGTTTCGTTCGTGCTACTCGTACCCGTGCTAAACATCCTTTTCAACGTGACGGAAGAAGTAACAGAACTCGTACCATTCGAACTAAACAAGGAGAGCTTGATGACGAACTTCAACTATTACGTCACGCTATCAAAACAACATTTTTCCGCATCAACCACCTTACTATTTGCTGGTGGTTTCTTCGTACTAGCCGCATTATTCAAAACGGGATTCTCCTATCTCGCCTCCTACGAGATCGTGTTCATCCGGAATGGTGTCGTGCGGGATATTCGTCGGAAAATATACCAAAAGATATTATCATTGCCTCTTCCCTTCTTCTCCGAAGAACGCAAGGGTGACATCATCGCCCGAACCACGGGTGACGTACAGGAAGTGGAGAACTCCATCATGAACTCGTTGGAAATGTTCTTCCAGAACCCCATCATCATCCTGATCTACCTCTCCGGAATGATCTTCATGAGCTGGCAACTAACCCTGTTCGTGCTGGTACTACTGCCCATCATGGGAACCTTGATCGGTAAGGTGGGAAAGACCTTGAAAAAGCGCTCCAAGGAAGGGCAGGACAAGATGGGTGAAATCCTATCCAACATCGAGGAAACCCTTTCCGGCCTCCGCGTGATCAAGGCATTCAACGCCGAGGATAAGATGGATAAGTTATTTACCTCGCATAATGAACAGTATCGCCAGATCATGAACCGCCTGATGTGGCGTCGTTCACTCGCTCACCCGATGAGTGAATTCCTCGGAACCATCGTCGTGGTAATCGTCGTGTGGTTCGGAGGCCTTCTTATTCTCGGGCAGACACCTCTCATGGATGCCTCAAGCTTTATCGCCTATATCGCTCTCTTCTACTCGATCATCAACCCGGCAAAACAATTCTCCACGGCACTATACAGCATCCAGAAAGGAGCCGCCGCCATGGACCGTATCGACCAGATACTAAATGCCGAATCAACCATACTGGAACCCGAACAACCGAAACCGTTAAACGGGTTCAATAAAGAGATCGAGTACCGCAACGTGAGTTTTGCTTACCGTCCGGACCGCGTCGTCCTAAAGGACGTGAATGTCAAAATAGGAAAAGGACAGACCGTTGCCCTCGTCGGACAATCCGGCTCCGGGAAGAGTACCTTTGTCGATCTCTTGCCCCGTTTCTACGACGTGATCAAGGGGGAAATCCTAATCGACGGCATCAACATCAAGGACGTGTCGTTACACGGCTTACGTGAACTCATGGGGAATGTGAACCAAGACCCGATCCTCTTTAACGATACTATCTTTAATAACATCGCCTTCGGCGTCGAATCGGCCACCCGGGAAGAGGTCGAACGGGCAGCCCGGATTGCCAATGCCCACGAGTTTATCATGCAAACCGAGAAAGGATATGACACCTGTATCGGGGACCGCGGGGGCAAATTAAGCGGTGGACAACGCCAACGCTTGAGCATCGCCCGGGCCGTGTTGAAAAACCCGCCCATCATGATCCTCGACGAGGCGACCTCCGCACTGGACACCGAGTCGGAAAAGCTCGTGCAGGAGGCCCTCGATAACCTGATGAAAAACCGCACCTCCATCGTCGTGGCCCATCGTCTTTCAACGATCCGCAACGCCGACATGATCTGCGTTTTCCACGAGGGTAAAATCGTGGAACGGGGACGCCATGAAGAACTGTTGGCTCTGGATGGCATCTACACGAAATTATACAACATGCAAAACTTCTGA
- the purB gene encoding adenylosuccinate lyase, with the protein MQALTAISPIDGRYRDKVDSLANYFSESALIRYRVMVEVEYFIALCELPLPQLRGFDHALFDNLKEIYLDFTVEDAQKIKDIEKVTNHDVKAVEYFIKERFDALNLHEYKEFIHFGLTSQDINNTAVPCSFRDAIHDVYYPVIDELIAKLEELAEEWKDVPMLAKTHGQPASPTRLGKEIRVFVYRLTKQLELLKKVACSGKFGGATGNFNAHNVAYPEIDWTAFANKFLTEKLKIEREQYTTQISNYDNFAAVFDNLRRINNIVVDLDRDFWTYISMAYFKQKIKAGEVGSSAMPHKVNPIDFENSEGNLGIANAVLDHLSNKLPISRLQRDLTDSTVLRNIGVPLAHTIIAFKSTLKGLNKLIINKAAIEADLEDNWAVVAEAIQTILRREAYPNPYEALKALTRTNSKVTQASIAEFIDTLDISAELKEQLKQISPSNYTGKL; encoded by the coding sequence ATGCAAGCATTAACAGCAATTTCGCCGATTGACGGCAGATACAGGGACAAAGTAGATAGCTTGGCAAACTACTTTTCCGAGAGTGCCCTGATTCGTTACAGGGTAATGGTAGAGGTTGAATACTTCATCGCTCTCTGCGAGTTACCGTTACCACAACTACGGGGATTCGACCATGCGCTGTTTGACAACTTGAAAGAAATATACCTGGACTTTACCGTCGAGGATGCCCAAAAGATCAAAGACATCGAGAAAGTAACCAACCACGACGTGAAAGCCGTGGAATACTTCATCAAGGAACGGTTCGACGCACTGAACCTCCACGAGTACAAAGAATTCATTCACTTCGGGTTGACTTCACAAGACATCAACAACACGGCAGTACCCTGTTCTTTCCGTGATGCCATTCACGACGTGTACTATCCCGTGATTGACGAACTGATCGCCAAACTCGAAGAGCTGGCCGAAGAGTGGAAAGACGTACCCATGCTGGCAAAAACCCACGGGCAACCGGCATCCCCGACCCGATTGGGTAAAGAGATCCGTGTATTCGTCTATCGTCTGACCAAACAACTGGAACTACTGAAAAAAGTAGCTTGTTCCGGTAAATTCGGAGGTGCCACCGGGAACTTCAACGCCCACAACGTGGCTTACCCGGAGATCGACTGGACGGCATTTGCCAACAAGTTCCTTACCGAAAAACTGAAAATAGAACGGGAACAATACACCACCCAAATATCCAACTACGACAACTTTGCCGCCGTGTTCGACAACCTGCGCCGCATCAACAACATCGTGGTGGACTTGGATCGTGACTTCTGGACGTATATCTCCATGGCCTACTTCAAACAAAAAATCAAGGCCGGAGAAGTTGGCTCGTCAGCCATGCCCCACAAGGTAAACCCGATCGACTTCGAGAACTCGGAAGGCAACCTGGGAATAGCAAATGCCGTGCTTGACCACCTCAGCAACAAATTGCCAATCTCCCGTCTGCAACGTGACCTCACGGATTCCACCGTCTTACGTAACATCGGGGTACCCTTGGCCCACACGATCATCGCCTTCAAATCCACGCTGAAAGGATTGAACAAACTGATCATCAACAAGGCGGCCATCGAGGCAGACCTAGAGGATAACTGGGCCGTGGTAGCCGAGGCCATCCAGACCATACTTCGCCGCGAAGCTTACCCCAACCCGTACGAGGCGTTAAAAGCCCTTACCCGTACCAACAGCAAGGTAACACAAGCCTCCATTGCCGAGTTTATCGACACTCTTGACATATCTGCCGAGTTGAAAGAACAACTCAAACAAATCAGCCCATCAAACTACACGGGAAAACTATAA
- a CDS encoding S41 family peptidase: MKRVLLSAVALLIACLSWENADAQRKPREVQEQAIKYQRLMQMIDAAYVDTVNLKKLTEDAIVKVLADLDPHSVYISKEEVEEANEPLDGGFFGIGIQFNVLNDTLLVVDVVAGGPSEKVGLLAGDRIIAVDGENIAGIGISNTDVRKRLKGEKGSIVKVKVKRGSEIIDFNITRDMIPIYSVDASYMIDKNIGYIKIARFAATTVEEFEKAVTELKAQGMKDLIIDLQGNGGGYMGAAIGLADHLLDGEKLIVYTDSPAFGRMGESSTPAGLFQDGRVVVLIDGNSASASEIVSGAVQDWDRGLIVGRRSFGKGLVQRQFPLTDGSMVRLTVSHYFTPSGRCIQKPYKGKDYQAEVFERYNSGEMFSADSIELTDSTKYYTKKDHRLVYGGGGIIPDVFVPIDTGINYSYFNRLLAKGVINEYVLNYVDKNRESLKKKYPKFEMFQKNFQVTSDMIDEIVKNGEKQGVKKDEKLFTPIVPEIKLFVKSLIARDLWNMNELYRISNEENKILKAAVKALHDGTYGKIIK; the protein is encoded by the coding sequence ATGAAAAGAGTATTACTATCGGCGGTTGCATTGCTAATCGCCTGTTTGAGTTGGGAAAATGCTGATGCGCAACGAAAGCCCCGTGAGGTGCAGGAACAAGCGATTAAGTACCAGCGATTAATGCAAATGATTGATGCCGCTTACGTGGATACCGTGAATCTGAAGAAATTGACGGAAGATGCCATCGTGAAGGTACTGGCTGATTTGGACCCTCATTCCGTGTATATTTCCAAAGAAGAGGTTGAAGAAGCGAATGAACCGCTGGACGGGGGCTTTTTTGGGATCGGGATACAGTTTAACGTGCTTAACGATACGTTGCTGGTCGTGGATGTGGTTGCCGGGGGACCTTCCGAGAAGGTGGGCTTGCTGGCCGGAGACCGGATTATTGCCGTTGACGGGGAGAATATCGCCGGAATCGGGATTAGCAACACAGACGTGCGGAAACGGTTGAAAGGCGAGAAAGGGTCTATCGTGAAGGTAAAAGTGAAGAGAGGCAGTGAGATCATTGATTTCAATATCACGCGTGACATGATTCCGATTTATAGCGTTGATGCCTCTTACATGATCGATAAGAATATCGGATATATCAAGATTGCCCGTTTTGCCGCAACCACGGTGGAAGAGTTTGAAAAGGCCGTGACCGAATTGAAAGCGCAGGGTATGAAAGACCTGATTATCGACCTGCAAGGAAACGGGGGCGGTTACATGGGTGCCGCTATCGGTTTGGCCGATCATTTGCTTGACGGGGAGAAGTTGATCGTGTACACGGATAGTCCCGCTTTCGGGCGTATGGGCGAGTCGTCCACACCGGCCGGGTTGTTCCAAGACGGCCGGGTGGTCGTGTTGATTGACGGGAACTCGGCCTCTGCCAGCGAAATCGTGTCGGGAGCGGTGCAGGATTGGGACCGTGGGTTGATCGTGGGACGTCGTTCTTTCGGTAAGGGACTTGTGCAACGGCAGTTCCCGTTGACGGACGGTTCTATGGTTCGTCTGACGGTGTCGCATTACTTCACACCGTCGGGTCGGTGCATCCAGAAACCTTACAAGGGGAAGGATTATCAGGCCGAGGTGTTCGAACGGTATAATAGTGGCGAGATGTTCAGTGCCGATAGTATCGAGTTGACGGATTCCACGAAATATTACACGAAGAAGGATCATCGTCTGGTTTACGGTGGGGGTGGTATTATTCCTGACGTGTTTGTACCGATTGACACGGGGATCAATTACAGCTACTTTAATCGTTTGCTGGCAAAGGGCGTGATCAATGAATATGTGTTGAATTACGTGGACAAGAACCGGGAGTCGCTTAAAAAGAAATACCCGAAGTTCGAGATGTTCCAGAAGAATTTCCAGGTGACAAGTGATATGATTGATGAGATCGTGAAAAACGGCGAAAAACAAGGCGTGAAGAAGGATGAGAAACTTTTCACCCCGATCGTGCCGGAAATCAAGTTGTTCGTGAAGTCGCTGATTGCCCGTGATCTTTGGAATATGAACGAGTTGTACCGAATCTCCAACGAGGAGAACAAGATACTGAAAGCTGCCGTGAAGGCATTGCATGACGGGACGTATGGGAAGATTATCAAGTAA
- a CDS encoding NADPH-dependent 7-cyano-7-deazaguanine reductase QueF — protein sequence MSIESKVLGQQVAYPTDYCPSILVPVPRSLNREIYDIHTPEELFWGFDTWHAYEAGFLARNGLPVCGVLKLVYPANSPCIVESKSLKLYLNSLNMTRLGEDTPSGVETYLQIVKSDLEQILQTRVEATFFRQAPEKPYFDFQDYTLLEATPGIERETFTEYNENPALLESRTTGRGEIKACSHLLRSNCKITKQPDWGSIYIHIQADCLPDHTSLLKYIVSLRNENHFHEEICEMTYKRLWDLFHPEILAVSCIYTRRGGIDICPSRANQAEYLPEHLQAPETLTRKLLRQ from the coding sequence ATGAGTATTGAATCCAAAGTCCTCGGCCAACAAGTTGCCTACCCGACCGATTATTGCCCGTCAATTCTCGTTCCGGTCCCGCGTAGCCTGAACCGGGAGATTTACGATATTCATACCCCGGAAGAATTGTTCTGGGGATTCGACACCTGGCACGCCTACGAGGCCGGATTCTTGGCCCGAAACGGCTTACCCGTGTGCGGCGTTCTAAAACTGGTATACCCAGCCAACAGCCCGTGTATCGTGGAAAGTAAATCGCTGAAACTATACTTGAACTCCTTAAACATGACCCGCCTCGGGGAAGACACTCCCTCGGGCGTAGAAACATACCTCCAAATCGTAAAATCGGACCTCGAACAAATACTGCAAACCCGTGTAGAAGCCACGTTTTTCCGTCAAGCCCCCGAAAAACCGTATTTCGATTTTCAAGATTACACGCTATTGGAAGCCACACCCGGCATCGAACGGGAAACCTTCACCGAGTACAATGAAAACCCGGCATTACTGGAAAGCCGGACAACCGGAAGAGGGGAAATCAAGGCATGTAGCCACCTGTTACGGAGTAACTGCAAGATCACGAAACAACCCGATTGGGGTAGCATCTACATCCACATACAAGCCGACTGCCTGCCGGATCATACCTCCCTCTTGAAATACATCGTCTCCCTGCGAAACGAGAACCACTTCCACGAAGAGATATGTGAAATGACCTACAAACGCTTGTGGGACCTCTTCCACCCGGAGATTCTCGCAGTATCCTGTATCTACACCCGTCGCGGGGGCATCGACATCTGTCCCTCCCGGGCCAACCAAGCGGAATATCTCCCGGAACACCTCCAAGCCCCGGAAACATTAACCCGGAAATTATTAAGACAATAG